Proteins encoded within one genomic window of Rhinolophus sinicus isolate RSC01 linkage group LG05, ASM3656204v1, whole genome shotgun sequence:
- the LOC109439818 gene encoding LOW QUALITY PROTEIN: transmembrane protein 217 (The sequence of the model RefSeq protein was modified relative to this genomic sequence to represent the inferred CDS: inserted 1 base in 1 codon), which yields MRQKHWCGMTTKTGTVLAGVFTIVATDMYLIFEQKPLRSSNCTEVNQWNESVILLICQFLICWSLNIALFLSCITTIISCLLISSVHAQMCRGLVIYTIWIFFLETVNIVLQILTNNVTSXWEVRVMRWFGLVSRIFMHCFWMFFVTAYAHIIYKSKAQGNIIFYNRRVSAGNREFPRWKSKIINFTHHYNE from the exons ATGAGACAGAAACACTGGTGTGGGATGACCACCAAAACAGGCACCGTGTTAGCAGGGGTTTTTACCATCGTAGCCACTGACATGTACCTCATCTTCGAACAGAAGCCACTGAGGAGCAGCAATTGCACTGAGGTTAACCAATGGAATGAGAGCGTAATTCTCCTGATATGTCAGTTCCTCATCTGTTGGAGTTTGAATATCGCCCTCTTCCTGTCTtgcatcaccaccatcatcagcTGCTTGCTCATATCCTCAGTACACGCCCAGATGTGCAGGGGCTTGGTGATCTACACCATCTGGATCTTCTTCTTAGAAACTGTAAACATCGTACTACAAATCCTTACCAACAATGTCACCA ACTGGGAGGTCAGAGTCATGCGCTGGTTTGGCTTGGTGTCCCGTATATTCATGCACTGTTTCTGGATGTTCTTTGTCACTGCTTATGCCCACATAATCTACAAAAGTAAAGCCCAGGGCAATATAATTTTCTACAACAGACGTGTTTCTGCAGGCAATAGAGAGTTCCCACGGTGGAAATCAAAGATAATCAACTTTACCCACCACTACAATGAATAA